One segment of Pasteurella skyensis DNA contains the following:
- the gltB gene encoding glutamate synthase large subunit produces the protein MLYDKNEVRENCGFGLIANIEGEQSHKVVRNAILGLSRMQHRGAVLSDGKTGDGCGLHLQMPKRFFRFIAEEQGFKLAKEFAVGQIFFPADPELIEQYTQIIKQELTKETLTISAWRDVAINPAILGSIALASLPAIKQVFINVPPGWGIKDMERRLYMARRRIEKRIEQSDFYICSLSSQTIIYKGLCIPKDLPKFYLDLADLRMESAICLFHQRFSTNTLPQWKLAQPFRYLAHNGEINTISGNRAWARARAYKYSTPLIPDLQTIAPFINETGSDSSSLDNMLELFVNGGMDLFRAMRLLIPPAWQHNPDMDEDLKAFYDFNAMHMEPWDGPAGIVLSDGRHVACNLDRNGLRPARYVITQDKLITIASEVGIWDYAPDEVIEKGRVGPGELLVIDTDNGRLIHSAEIDAEIKDRHPYREWLEKNVLRLTPFEKVSDTEVGDIEVTPEQLLTYQKQFGYTKEELENIIQVLGENGQEPVGSMGDDTPFAVLSEKPRVIYDYFRQYFAQVTNPPIDPLREAHVMSLATNIGQEVSVFFETESTSHRVNFKSPILVYSDMQQILALPQQWYKHIFLDATYNRDITDLKSAIADLCDQAEEAARKGCGLIVVSDRLISKTNLPIPAALSVGAIQQRLVEKNLRCDANIIVETGSARNPHHFAVLIGLGATAVYPYLAYETLGQLVKLGAMNKPLREVIANFRKGIDKGLYKIMSKMGISTISSYRCAHLFEAVGLSKEITNLCFPRITCRIGGASFEHLNQDNITLNRLAWRVSQPLPMGGELKYKPQGEYHAYNPDVVNYLQQAVNSGDYQIYKKYTEVVNNRPVTNIRDLLHLNIDSQKSIPLEQVEPAENLYKRFDSAAMSIGALSPEAHEALATAMNRLGGFSNSGEGGEDPARYGTEKVSRIKQVASGRFGVTPAYLMSADVIQIKVAQGAKPGEGGQLPGDKVTPYIAKLRYSVPGSTLISPPPHHDIYSIEDLAQLIFDLKQINPTALISVKLVSLPGVGTIATGVAKAYADLITIAGYDGGTGASPLTSVKYAGSPWELGLAEAQQALVENNLRHKVRLQIDGGLKTGLDVIKAAILGAESFGFGTGPMIALGCRYLRICHLNNCATGIATQDETLRQNHYHGLPEKAMNYFKFIAQDVRELMAQLGVTQLTDLIGRTDLLSVIEGKTAKHSSLDLAKLLYTPKVPKGGACYCIESNPPMDQGLLNKAIMKEAESTLQSNEPRHLIMNFDVSNLDRSVGATLSGKIAQKYGNKGNPTQRFDLNLVGTAGQSLGAWLSGGINICLTGDSNDYVGKGMAGGRIVIRPHTGVVFKPEHSTIAGNTCLYGATGGTLYASGRVGERFAVRNSGATAVVEGIGDNGCEYMTGGVVCVLGKTGINFGAGMTGGFAYVLDVDNRLQERINEELVEGLSIVDLTRHQAHLKSLLSQYLEQTMSPLATAILENWEEYIARFVLVKPRSNDVDGLLGQDRHTINELGVITQ, from the coding sequence ATGTTATATGATAAAAATGAAGTGCGAGAAAACTGTGGGTTTGGGTTAATCGCAAATATTGAGGGTGAGCAAAGTCATAAAGTAGTGCGTAATGCCATTTTAGGTCTCTCTCGTATGCAACATCGTGGGGCGGTGTTATCAGATGGAAAAACAGGGGATGGCTGTGGGTTACACTTGCAAATGCCAAAACGTTTTTTTCGTTTTATTGCTGAAGAACAAGGGTTTAAATTGGCAAAAGAGTTTGCGGTGGGGCAGATTTTTTTTCCTGCAGATCCTGAATTAATCGAGCAATATACACAGATTATTAAACAAGAATTAACCAAAGAAACCTTAACCATTAGTGCGTGGCGTGATGTGGCGATCAATCCAGCGATATTAGGTTCAATTGCCTTAGCGAGCTTGCCCGCTATCAAACAGGTGTTTATCAATGTGCCTCCGGGTTGGGGCATTAAGGATATGGAACGCCGTTTATATATGGCACGTCGTCGCATTGAAAAACGCATTGAGCAAAGCGATTTCTATATTTGTAGCCTGTCTTCGCAAACCATTATTTATAAGGGGCTGTGCATTCCAAAGGATCTCCCTAAATTTTATTTAGATTTGGCGGATTTACGTATGGAAAGTGCGATTTGTCTCTTTCATCAACGTTTTTCTACCAATACGCTACCTCAATGGAAATTGGCACAACCTTTTCGTTATCTAGCCCATAATGGTGAAATCAATACCATTTCAGGAAACCGTGCGTGGGCGAGGGCAAGGGCGTATAAATATAGCACGCCACTCATTCCTGATTTGCAAACTATCGCCCCTTTTATCAATGAAACAGGTTCGGATTCAAGCTCGTTAGATAATATGTTAGAACTTTTTGTGAATGGCGGAATGGATCTATTCCGAGCAATGCGTTTATTGATTCCACCTGCGTGGCAACATAATCCTGATATGGATGAAGATTTAAAAGCCTTTTATGATTTTAATGCTATGCATATGGAGCCTTGGGACGGACCTGCGGGAATCGTGTTGAGCGACGGTCGCCACGTTGCTTGTAATTTAGATCGTAATGGCTTGCGTCCTGCTCGTTATGTGATTACGCAAGATAAGTTAATTACCATTGCCAGTGAAGTAGGGATTTGGGATTATGCCCCTGATGAAGTGATTGAAAAAGGGCGTGTTGGACCAGGGGAATTGTTAGTGATAGATACTGATAATGGTCGCTTAATTCATTCCGCAGAAATTGATGCTGAAATTAAAGATCGCCACCCATATCGAGAGTGGTTAGAGAAAAATGTATTACGTTTAACCCCTTTTGAAAAGGTGTCTGATACTGAAGTTGGTGATATTGAGGTCACGCCTGAGCAACTACTCACTTATCAAAAGCAGTTTGGTTATACAAAAGAAGAGCTTGAAAATATCATTCAAGTATTGGGTGAGAACGGACAAGAGCCAGTAGGGTCGATGGGTGATGATACCCCATTTGCGGTATTGTCTGAAAAGCCTCGTGTTATTTATGATTATTTTCGTCAATATTTTGCACAGGTTACCAATCCGCCGATCGATCCTTTGCGAGAAGCCCACGTGATGAGCCTTGCCACAAATATTGGGCAAGAGGTGAGTGTCTTTTTTGAAACAGAAAGCACCTCCCATAGAGTGAATTTTAAATCGCCAATATTAGTTTATTCTGATATGCAACAAATATTGGCATTGCCTCAGCAGTGGTATAAACATATATTTTTAGATGCGACTTATAATCGTGATATTACCGATTTAAAAAGTGCCATTGCTGATTTGTGTGATCAAGCGGAAGAAGCCGCAAGAAAGGGTTGTGGTTTAATTGTGGTGTCTGATCGTTTGATTAGTAAAACAAATTTACCTATTCCTGCGGCATTGTCAGTAGGGGCGATACAGCAACGTTTAGTTGAGAAAAATTTACGTTGTGATGCCAATATTATTGTGGAAACAGGCTCAGCACGTAACCCTCATCACTTTGCAGTGTTAATTGGGTTAGGTGCAACAGCGGTCTACCCTTATTTAGCTTATGAAACATTGGGGCAGCTAGTCAAACTAGGTGCAATGAATAAACCATTACGAGAAGTTATTGCGAATTTCCGTAAAGGGATTGATAAAGGGCTGTATAAAATAATGTCTAAAATGGGTATTTCGACTATCTCCTCTTACCGTTGTGCTCATCTTTTTGAAGCGGTAGGATTAAGTAAAGAAATTACCAATTTATGTTTTCCTCGTATTACTTGTCGTATTGGTGGTGCTTCCTTTGAGCATTTAAACCAAGATAATATAACGCTCAACCGCTTAGCGTGGCGTGTTAGCCAACCATTACCAATGGGGGGAGAGCTTAAATATAAACCACAAGGTGAATATCACGCTTATAATCCTGATGTAGTGAATTATTTACAACAAGCCGTGAATTCAGGGGATTATCAGATTTATAAAAAATATACCGAAGTGGTAAATAATCGCCCTGTCACCAATATTCGAGATTTATTACATCTAAATATAGACTCACAAAAGTCTATTCCTCTTGAACAGGTTGAACCCGCAGAAAATTTATATAAACGCTTTGATAGTGCGGCGATGAGTATCGGAGCATTAAGCCCAGAAGCCCACGAAGCATTAGCAACTGCAATGAACCGTTTAGGTGGTTTCTCAAATTCAGGGGAAGGCGGCGAAGATCCTGCTCGCTATGGTACAGAAAAAGTGTCTCGTATCAAGCAAGTCGCCTCAGGTCGTTTTGGGGTAACGCCTGCTTATTTAATGAGTGCTGATGTTATTCAAATTAAAGTGGCACAAGGGGCGAAACCTGGTGAAGGGGGGCAACTTCCAGGGGATAAAGTGACGCCTTATATTGCAAAATTACGTTATTCCGTACCGGGTTCAACCTTAATTTCCCCCCCGCCTCATCACGATATTTATTCTATTGAGGATTTGGCACAATTAATTTTTGATCTAAAACAGATCAATCCAACGGCATTAATTTCAGTAAAACTGGTTTCCTTACCAGGCGTTGGCACCATCGCAACAGGCGTGGCAAAAGCCTATGCAGATTTAATCACTATTGCAGGGTATGACGGTGGCACAGGTGCAAGCCCTCTAACAAGTGTCAAATATGCGGGTTCACCGTGGGAACTTGGTTTAGCAGAGGCTCAGCAGGCATTGGTTGAAAATAATTTACGTCATAAAGTCCGTTTACAAATTGATGGTGGCTTAAAAACTGGTCTTGATGTGATTAAAGCAGCGATTTTAGGGGCAGAAAGTTTTGGTTTTGGTACAGGTCCTATGATTGCATTAGGTTGCCGTTATTTGCGTATTTGTCACTTAAATAATTGTGCGACAGGTATTGCCACACAGGATGAGACGTTACGTCAAAACCATTATCACGGCTTACCTGAAAAAGCGATGAACTATTTTAAATTTATCGCACAAGACGTACGAGAACTTATGGCTCAATTAGGGGTGACGCAATTAACGGATTTGATCGGTCGTACAGATTTACTGTCAGTGATTGAAGGGAAAACGGCAAAACATTCTAGTTTAGATTTAGCAAAATTACTTTATACACCAAAAGTGCCGAAAGGTGGTGCTTGCTATTGTATTGAAAGTAACCCTCCTATGGATCAAGGTTTACTGAATAAAGCGATAATGAAAGAAGCAGAGAGTACATTGCAATCTAATGAGCCTCGTCACTTAATAATGAATTTTGATGTAAGTAATTTAGATCGTTCAGTGGGGGCAACGCTTTCTGGCAAGATTGCTCAAAAATATGGAAATAAAGGCAATCCAACACAACGTTTTGATCTTAATCTTGTGGGGACAGCTGGGCAAAGTTTAGGAGCTTGGTTGTCAGGAGGGATCAATATTTGTTTAACTGGTGATTCCAATGACTACGTAGGTAAAGGTATGGCAGGAGGCAGAATTGTTATTCGCCCTCATACTGGCGTAGTTTTTAAACCAGAGCACTCAACTATTGCAGGCAATACCTGTTTATATGGTGCGACAGGTGGAACGCTCTATGCTTCAGGACGAGTAGGCGAGCGTTTTGCTGTTCGTAACTCAGGTGCAACCGCTGTTGTTGAAGGCATTGGCGATAATGGTTGTGAGTATATGACAGGTGGCGTGGTCTGTGTGTTAGGAAAAACAGGGATTAATTTTGGTGCAGGTATGACAGGCGGTTTTGCTTATGTATTAGATGTGGATAATCGACTTCAAGAGCGTATCAATGAGGAGTTAGTGGAAGGGTTATCTATTGTTGATTTAACAAGGCATCAAGCACATCTAAAAAGTTTACTTTCTCAATATCTTGAGCAGACAATGAGCCCATTAGCCACAGCCATTTTAGAGAATTGGGAAGAATATATTGCACGTTTTGTGCTTGTTAAACCCAGATCGAATGATGTTGATGGCTTGCTAGGACAAGATCGCCATACCATCAATGAACTTGGTGTAATTACCCAATAG
- a CDS encoding WG repeat-containing protein, with product MKRSLLSLLILASSYTNAQSVDNLNIQESSGRPVYITGYDLNNKYITLNFKVTDSMNVCWYGSGENIPFIIDDNPKKSSLVGLDNVTYCPERMSMSSGDTFSVKFIAPSDNAKTFSLFEGECALNYKKGCWRFKNIPLKHQSKKSEYSVTKKDFFYIENNKLTKADLKDYSKGQLRLLRNYFFAKKGFTFKEGSDLDTFFKTFSWYSPKEITSTDIYENQLTEQEKNNVSLILAMEKGESAEQVSENKEKSNIQNTETKTPKSTVTVNEESKSSESNTVKKVASIDTELSLARKDGHYGFINSNGEIIIPFEYIRAKPFMKNGLALVKKRGGKYGFINKKGKFVIQPQYDKAVSFSENGLAAVRKEGGWGFINSKGEEVIPLQYSWADSFSENGLAPVSKDGKKAFINRKEEIIIPLKYDYVSSFSKNGLAPIAKDWKWGFINSKGEVVIPLQYDKAYSFSENGLARVQTGYNKWELINTKGESVVSLECDKIYSFSADNLARVRNTFRQWGAINSKGDIVIPFEYSYLAPFSVVGLAEAKKGGSLGFINTKGEFFYGLVPYSDKNTLSVVHNEQGKYGFVNSKGEVVVPLEYDKAYPFLENGLGVVKKDGKLSFVNIKGKITSFEYQYIYKFGYSYIIEQEIFKYLVIDSKGKITEYKDIGWLDRDIDSFDKDKSELILAYPEGSLAVKKDGKWGFIDKKGKIVIPLQYDGAYSFSEGLARVEKDGKWGFIDKKGKIVIPLQYDDGAYSFREGLASVEKDGKWGFIDKKGKTVIPLQYDYAYSFIEGLAQVRKDGKYGFIDKKGKAVIPLQYDDVGIFIAGLARVKKDGKWFSINKKGECVEDCN from the coding sequence ATGAAAAGATCATTACTTAGTCTTTTAATATTAGCATCGTCTTATACAAATGCACAAAGTGTTGATAATCTAAATATTCAAGAAAGTAGTGGCAGACCTGTTTACATAACAGGTTATGACTTAAATAATAAATATATTACACTTAACTTTAAAGTTACTGATAGTATGAATGTCTGTTGGTATGGTTCAGGTGAAAATATCCCTTTTATCATTGATGATAATCCAAAAAAATCATCTTTAGTTGGTCTTGATAATGTCACTTATTGCCCTGAAAGAATGTCAATGAGTTCAGGCGACACATTCTCGGTTAAGTTTATTGCTCCTAGTGATAATGCTAAAACATTTAGTTTATTTGAAGGTGAATGTGCCTTGAATTACAAAAAAGGTTGTTGGCGTTTTAAAAATATTCCACTTAAGCATCAATCTAAAAAATCAGAATATTCTGTAACCAAAAAAGACTTCTTCTACATTGAAAACAACAAACTCACTAAAGCCGATTTAAAAGACTATTCCAAAGGGCAATTACGCCTATTAAGAAACTACTTCTTTGCTAAAAAAGGCTTTACCTTTAAAGAAGGCTCAGATTTAGATACGTTCTTCAAAACATTCTCGTGGTATTCCCCAAAAGAAATTACATCAACAGATATTTATGAAAATCAACTGACAGAACAAGAGAAAAATAATGTCAGTTTGATTTTGGCTATGGAGAAAGGAGAGTCTGCGGAGCAGGTGAGTGAAAATAAAGAAAAATCTAATATTCAAAATACTGAAACTAAAACACCCAAAAGTACAGTAACGGTGAATGAAGAATCTAAATCATCAGAAAGTAATACTGTTAAAAAAGTAGCGAGTATTGACACAGAATTAAGTTTAGCAAGAAAAGATGGTCATTATGGCTTTATAAACAGTAATGGGGAAATAATTATTCCATTTGAATATATTAGAGCTAAGCCATTTATGAAAAATGGTTTGGCTTTGGTTAAAAAACGTGGGGGAAAATATGGATTTATAAATAAAAAAGGAAAATTTGTTATTCAGCCACAATATGATAAAGCGGTATCATTTTCAGAAAATGGTTTAGCAGCAGTTAGAAAAGAAGGTGGATGGGGTTTTATCAATAGTAAAGGAGAAGAAGTTATTCCATTACAATATAGTTGGGCTGATTCCTTTTCAGAAAATGGTTTAGCTCCTGTTAGTAAAGATGGTAAAAAAGCATTTATTAATCGTAAAGAAGAAATCATTATTCCATTAAAATATGATTATGTAAGCTCATTTTCAAAAAATGGTCTAGCTCCTATTGCAAAAGATTGGAAATGGGGGTTCATTAACAGTAAAGGAGAAGTTGTTATTCCATTACAATATGATAAAGCCTATTCCTTTTCAGAAAATGGTCTAGCAAGAGTTCAAACAGGATATAACAAGTGGGAACTTATTAATACGAAAGGAGAGAGTGTTGTATCATTAGAATGTGATAAAATTTATTCTTTCTCAGCTGATAATTTGGCGAGAGTTCGAAATACTTTTCGTCAATGGGGAGCGATAAATAGCAAAGGGGATATTGTTATACCATTTGAATATAGTTATCTTGCTCCATTTTCAGTGGTTGGGTTAGCAGAAGCCAAAAAAGGTGGTTCATTAGGTTTCATCAATACTAAAGGCGAATTCTTTTATGGCTTAGTACCTTATTCTGATAAAAATACATTAAGTGTGGTTCATAATGAACAAGGTAAATATGGCTTTGTGAATAGTAAAGGGGAAGTGGTTGTTCCGTTGGAATATGATAAAGCTTATCCGTTTTTAGAGAATGGTTTAGGTGTAGTTAAAAAAGATGGGAAGTTGAGTTTTGTTAATATCAAAGGAAAAATAACGTCATTTGAATACCAATACATATATAAATTTGGTTATAGTTATATTATTGAGCAAGAAATTTTTAAATATTTAGTGATTGATAGTAAAGGAAAAATTACAGAATATAAGGATATAGGCTGGCTTGATCGTGATATAGACTCCTTTGATAAAGATAAAAGCGAGCTTATATTAGCGTATCCAGAAGGATCATTAGCCGTTAAAAAAGATGGAAAATGGGGTTTTATAGATAAAAAAGGAAAAATTGTTATTCCATTACAATATGATGGTGCATACTCATTTAGTGAGGGTTTAGCTAGAGTTGAAAAAGATGGAAAATGGGGTTTTATAGATAAAAAAGGAAAAATTGTTATTCCATTACAATATGATGATGGTGCATACTCATTTAGAGAGGGTTTAGCTAGCGTTGAAAAAGATGGAAAATGGGGTTTTATAGATAAAAAAGGAAAAACTGTTATTCCATTACAATATGATTACGCATACTCATTTATAGAGGGGTTAGCTCAAGTTAGAAAAGATGGAAAATATGGTTTTATAGATAAAAAAGGAAAAGCTGTTATTCCATTGCAATATGATGATGTAGGCATATTTATAGCGGGTTTAGCTAGAGTTAAAAAAGATGGAAAATGGTTTTCTATAAATAAAAAAGGTGAATGCGTTGAAGATTGTAACTAA
- a CDS encoding YjhT family mutarotase, translated as MKKVFFKSSIAIATLALTQGAFAGSYPALPEVIAGSGTGALVGDTLYVGLGSGSDLFYSLNLKEKEAKWEAVPAFPGGKRNQAVAAGVDGKLYVFGGFHNTEVADNQTAKDAYSYNPTDKKWQKLTTRSPFGPSAGTSVTTYKGKIYFFGGVNQNIWDGLFQDAKAAGKEGKGKVFDKYFDMSAEDFLFNSIVTSYEPKTNHWANQGYFPYGGRAGAAFAVVDGKFVVANGELKAGLRTDTTEVGTLGDKGIEWKAMQKLPAPKGDKYQEGIAAVMSGVSHGTYLVTGGANFPGVAENYKKGVNDHRKAKASKTFRSDVYALDMKTGSWKIVGKLPVGTAGAVSVTYGDKVIIAGGKTTGNKALTEVKTMSYDGKTLTVE; from the coding sequence ATGAAAAAAGTTTTTTTTAAATCATCTATCGCAATTGCAACCCTCGCTTTAACTCAAGGTGCATTTGCTGGATCATACCCTGCTTTACCAGAAGTGATTGCGGGTTCAGGAACAGGTGCATTAGTGGGTGATACCCTTTATGTGGGGTTAGGTTCAGGTTCTGACTTATTCTATTCATTAAATTTAAAAGAAAAAGAGGCTAAATGGGAAGCTGTTCCTGCATTCCCTGGTGGTAAAAGAAATCAAGCTGTAGCGGCAGGTGTTGATGGTAAACTTTATGTTTTTGGCGGTTTCCATAATACAGAGGTTGCTGATAACCAAACGGCAAAAGATGCCTATAGCTATAATCCTACTGATAAAAAATGGCAAAAATTAACAACTCGCTCACCATTTGGCCCAAGTGCAGGTACCAGTGTGACAACTTATAAAGGTAAAATTTACTTCTTTGGTGGCGTAAACCAAAATATTTGGGATGGTTTATTCCAAGATGCAAAAGCAGCAGGAAAAGAAGGCAAGGGCAAAGTCTTTGATAAATATTTTGATATGTCTGCAGAAGATTTCTTATTTAATTCAATTGTAACCAGTTATGAACCAAAAACCAATCACTGGGCAAATCAAGGCTACTTCCCTTATGGTGGACGTGCTGGAGCAGCCTTTGCCGTTGTTGATGGTAAATTTGTAGTTGCAAATGGTGAACTTAAAGCAGGACTTCGTACGGATACCACAGAAGTGGGAACACTAGGTGATAAAGGTATTGAGTGGAAAGCAATGCAAAAACTTCCAGCTCCAAAAGGCGATAAATATCAAGAAGGTATTGCTGCTGTAATGAGTGGTGTTAGTCACGGTACGTATTTAGTGACTGGTGGTGCAAACTTCCCAGGTGTCGCTGAAAATTACAAAAAAGGTGTCAACGATCATCGTAAAGCAAAAGCAAGTAAAACATTCCGTTCTGACGTTTATGCTTTAGATATGAAAACAGGCTCGTGGAAAATTGTAGGTAAATTACCTGTGGGTACGGCAGGAGCAGTTTCTGTTACTTATGGTGATAAAGTGATTATTGCTGGTGGTAAAACTACGGGTAATAAAGCATTAACAGAGGTTAAAACGATGAGTTATGATGGTAAAACATTAACTGTTGAATAA
- a CDS encoding epoxyqueuosine reductase QueH — MEQYKKRRRKKDPNAPFVRPQLELPNGHKKLLLHSCCAPCSGEVMEAILASGIEFTIYFYNPNIHPLKEYLIRKEENIRFAEKYNIPFIDADYNRADWFERAKGMEDEPERGIRCTMCFDMRFEKAAQYAHENGFPVYTSCLGISRWKDMHQINGCGHRAAEPYSDVEYWDYNWRKGGGSQRMIEISKREQFYQQEYCGCVYSLRDSNRWREASGRQKIEIGKLYYSMG; from the coding sequence ATGGAACAATATAAAAAACGTCGTCGGAAAAAAGATCCAAATGCACCTTTTGTTCGTCCACAACTAGAATTACCAAATGGGCATAAAAAGTTATTATTGCATTCTTGCTGTGCACCTTGTTCAGGGGAAGTAATGGAAGCCATTTTGGCATCAGGGATAGAGTTTACCATTTATTTTTATAACCCAAATATTCATCCATTAAAAGAATACTTAATTCGTAAAGAAGAAAATATTCGTTTTGCAGAGAAATATAATATTCCTTTTATTGATGCAGATTATAATCGTGCAGATTGGTTTGAGCGAGCAAAAGGAATGGAAGATGAACCAGAACGAGGTATTCGTTGTACAATGTGCTTTGATATGCGTTTTGAAAAAGCGGCACAGTATGCACACGAAAATGGTTTTCCAGTCTATACTAGCTGTTTAGGAATTTCTCGTTGGAAGGATATGCATCAAATCAATGGTTGTGGTCATAGAGCGGCGGAACCCTATAGTGACGTTGAATATTGGGATTATAACTGGCGTAAAGGTGGTGGTTCACAGCGAATGATAGAAATTAGTAAACGCGAGCAATTTTATCAACAAGAATATTGCGGTTGCGTGTACTCATTGCGAGATTCTAATCGATGGCGAGAGGCAAGTGGTCGTCAAAAAATAGAAATAGGTAAACTTTATTACTCAATGGGATAA
- a CDS encoding serine hydrolase, producing the protein MLQIKNHLYKLGVCVMAMSSLTYANNEVDFTSTLPSLKAKTYILMDYNSGQVLASLNPDQRHYPASLTKMMTSYVVGSAIKQGHISYDDIVTVSNDAWGYKFPGSSKMFLNLNQKVSVEQLNRGIIIASGNDACVAMAEHVSGSQEGFINIMNQYVKKFGLKNTHFATVHGLDNPKQYSSARDIAIIGSHIIRDLPEEYKVYSEKEFTFNKIKQRNRNGLLWDKSMNVDGMKTGHTDEAGYNLVASATNDNMRLISVVMGVSTYKGRERESKKLLRWGFSNFETFKLLKAGEALVDQSVYYGTQNNIKLGSFKDHYITVPKGKKSELKAHYKLESKALKAPLVKGQVVGKIMYQLEGKNISSVDLQVMSDVAETNIFGQAWDWVVLTVKGFFE; encoded by the coding sequence ATGTTACAGATTAAAAATCATTTATATAAATTAGGCGTATGTGTAATGGCAATGTCATCTCTGACTTACGCTAATAATGAGGTGGATTTTACCTCGACATTACCGTCATTAAAGGCTAAAACATATATATTGATGGATTATAATTCTGGACAAGTTTTAGCAAGTTTAAATCCAGATCAACGTCATTATCCTGCAAGTTTAACTAAAATGATGACAAGTTATGTTGTTGGTTCAGCAATCAAGCAGGGACATATTAGCTATGATGATATCGTCACTGTATCCAATGATGCTTGGGGTTATAAGTTTCCAGGTTCATCCAAAATGTTTTTAAATTTAAACCAAAAAGTATCAGTTGAACAACTAAATCGAGGCATTATTATTGCTTCAGGTAATGATGCTTGTGTGGCAATGGCTGAGCACGTGTCTGGCTCTCAAGAAGGCTTTATTAATATAATGAACCAATACGTTAAAAAGTTTGGTTTGAAAAATACACATTTTGCAACAGTACACGGCTTAGATAATCCAAAACAATATTCTTCAGCTCGAGATATCGCTATTATTGGTTCGCATATTATTAGAGACTTACCTGAAGAATATAAAGTTTATTCAGAAAAAGAGTTTACTTTCAACAAAATTAAACAGCGTAATCGCAATGGTTTATTGTGGGATAAATCAATGAATGTTGATGGTATGAAAACAGGCCATACTGATGAAGCGGGTTATAATCTAGTTGCTTCTGCAACCAATGATAATATGCGTCTAATTTCTGTTGTAATGGGAGTCTCTACTTATAAAGGCAGAGAAAGAGAAAGCAAGAAATTATTGAGATGGGGATTTTCCAACTTTGAAACCTTTAAATTGTTAAAGGCGGGTGAAGCGTTGGTAGATCAAAGTGTTTATTATGGAACACAAAATAATATTAAGTTAGGTTCATTTAAAGATCACTATATTACTGTTCCTAAAGGTAAAAAATCAGAGTTAAAAGCACATTATAAGCTGGAAAGTAAAGCACTTAAGGCACCTCTTGTAAAAGGTCAAGTGGTTGGTAAAATTATGTATCAGCTAGAAGGCAAAAACATTTCTTCCGTTGATTTACAGGTAATGTCAGATGTGGCGGAAACAAATATATTTGGGCAAGCTTGGGATTGGGTTGTGTTAACTGTAAAAGGATTTTTTGAATAA